The window CCGGCTTCAACCCCACAAGGGTTCGTCTGTAACTCCTGTCCCTTGCAGTGGTCCGCACCCCACGCGCTTCAACCCCACAAGGGTTCGTCTGTAACTCGGAAGATGGTGAAGATGTTGCTATCCGCGGACGCTTCAACCCCACAAGGGTTCGTCTGTAACTTGCAGGTATCCACGCATCCGCAGTTTCGTCATAGGTGCTTCAACCCCACAAGGGTTCGTCTGTAACAAGGTCACGACGTCTTACTCATCGACCTCGCGGGCTTCAACCCCACAAGGGTTCGTCTGTAACTCTGGTGACGGAGGTATCCAAATCGTCGACGTCACCGGCTTCAACCCCACAAGGGTTCGTCTGTAACCACGGGCGACCCGACCGGCGACCGCGGGACCTACGGGCTTCAACCCCACAAGGGTTCGTCTGTAACTACACCACAGACAGTTCACAATTGGCTTAGTCGAGGAGCTTCAACCCCACAAGGGTTCGTCTGTAACACGTTAGAGCGTATCCAGTCGTCGACCCAGACGACGGCTTCAACCCCACAAGGGTTCGTCTGTAACGACTACTAGAATCAGTGAACTAAATCTGCCGGTTGCTTCAACCCCACAAGGGTTCGTCTGTAACGACTTTGTAACGTGTGTACCGATTGGTATCGCGAGCAGCTTCAACCCCACAAGGGTTCGTCTGTAACGATGGATGCCGGTCTGGCCGCGCCCATCGCTGGGGCGCTTCAACCCCACAAGGGTTCGTCTGTAACCCGTGCAAAGGCAATTGCGAATTTGACCACCCAGTGCTTCAACCCCACAAGGGTTCGTCTGTAACAACCGGACTCGAAGAGGATGTACGAGCACAAAGTGCTTCAACCCCACAAGGGTTCGTCTGTAACAAGAGTCGACCGGCGAGTGCCTTTGCAACGACGTGCTTCAACCCCACAAGGGTTCGTCTGTAACGCTGGATACCCTCGACGACGCCCTCGTACCACGCGCTTCAACCCCACAAGGGTTCGTCTGTAACGCGTGTGCGCCGGTAGTTGGTCCCGTCGCATCGCCATGCTTCAACCCCACAAGGGTTCGTCTGTAACTTCCGCAGCTTGGCGAGGTCGAGGCGGTCAGCGATGCTTCAACCCCACAAGGGTTCGTCTGTAACACCGAGAGCGACGGGGCGACCGAAGCGACCGGGAAGCTTCAACCCCACAAGGGTTCGTCTGTAACGACCCACTGCAAGAAGGCTCGACGGTGCTGGGATAGCTTCAACCCCACAAGGGTTCGTCTGTAACGATGGACGAGTCGCGTGCCGCCGAACTCCTCACCGGCTTCAACCCCACAAGGGTTCGTCTGTAACCCGGCATCGGCGAAACCCACGACAATCGCATCGCTGGCTTCAACCCCACAAGGGTTCGTCTGTAACCCTCGCGAGGGGTGCGACCGACGTGCTCTTCGAGCTTCAACCCCACAAGGGTTCGTCTGTAACGTGAACTCGGATTGCTCAACGAAAAACAGACGGAGGCTTCAACCCCACAAGGGTTCGTCTGTAACGACGAGCGTCGTGCCGATCAGGTTCTGATGGACCTGCTTCAACCCCACAAGGGTTCGTCTGTAACAACGACAACTCTGGAAAATACTGGTTGCGTTGGGCGGCTTCAACCCCACAAGGGTTCGTCTGTAACGCGGAACTTGGCCTCACCAGTCGCGACGTCCGCACGCTTCAACCCCACAAGGGTTCGTCTGTAACTCGTTGAGGAGGCCGACAGGCCGCTTGCACCAAGTGCTTCAACCCCACAAGGGTTCGTCTGTAACTATGTCCATACCCTCCGCCGGTCCTCGATTCACGAGCTTCAACCCCACAAGGGTTCGTCTGTAACCGTGATGTCTTCGAGGACGACGTTCGCGCCCAAGCTTCAACCCCACAAGGGTTCGTCTGTAACTCGGTGAGTCCCTTCTCTTCGTCCTCGGGGTCAAAGTGCTTCAACCCCACAAGGGTTCGTCTGTAACGCGGCAATGCATTCGGCTGGCATCTCGCCGACGTTCACGCTTCAACCCCACAAGGGTTCGTCTGTAACCATGCCCAATTCTGGGCCCTCAAACCTCAGAATGGCTGCCCAGCACATAGTGTTTCCGTCGACCTCCAATCCCCCCACAACCCCCCGGGGGTCGATGGAAAACCTCTCAGATGAACCTGGAATCCTCAGTCGGATCTTCGCCGTAGACCGTCCGGTTGAGTAATGAGTCTGAAGACAATTCGTACAAGACGACTGATTCCCCGTCTTTTAGCAAGGCTTCGATATGTCCGCGGAGTTCTTCGAGATCGCCGGCCGATATCTCTCCCTCAAGGACTGAGTTTTGAACATGAGTGAGGTATCGCCGCGAAAGACGGAGCATCTTCTGAGTACGATCTGCTTCCATGTCGTACACGAG is drawn from Haloferax litoreum and contains these coding sequences:
- the cas2 gene encoding CRISPR-associated endonuclease Cas2, whose protein sequence is MYVVLVYDMEADRTQKMLRLSRRYLTHVQNSVLEGEISAGDLEELRGHIEALLKDGESVVLYELSSDSLLNRTVYGEDPTEDSRFI